In Megalopta genalis isolate 19385.01 chromosome 7, iyMegGena1_principal, whole genome shotgun sequence, a single window of DNA contains:
- the LOC117220400 gene encoding COP9 signalosome complex subunit 9, translating into MKPTPVADEMFPEGAGSFIELEEVGGSRLLVDLTASEKAVHSDFFNDFDDLYDDDDLE; encoded by the exons ATGAAGCCCACCCCTGTAGCAGATGAAATGTTCCCCGAGGGTGCTGGATCCTTCATTGAATTGGAAGAG GTTGGAGGCAGTCGTTTATTAGTCGATCTTACTGCTAGTGAAAAAGCAGTGCATTCAGACTTTTTTAATG ATTTTGATGATTTGTATGATGATGATGACCTCGAGTGA